The genomic window CATAATGTAAGTGCTATAAATGGGTATAAGACAAGCCCAGCCAGGCTGACCCGCTTTTTCAAATGTCTTCCACATACTAGCAATCATTAGGATAAAGAAGCCAAAAAAGAAGATAAAGAAGCCGATACCAAGTCCTGCCAAGATACCTGCACCTTCAGAAGAGTAATCAGATGAATAGTCCATAATTTGTTTTAGTTTAAAATTTTAATTCTTTAAGTAAAGATAAAATTAAAGCCTAAAAATCAAAACCTTAGCTGTAAATTTTTCTTAGCACTTTTAAGATTGTCTTATTCTATAACTTCGATGGTGGCTTTTGCTAGTATGTCTGAAAAACCAAGTTTTTTCATGTCACCATCTTGTGGCTTTCTGCCTGCACGTTTTTGATACCATTTTTCACCTAGTGATTTGCTATAAGTTAGTCCATATTTAGAATCTATTTGGTAAGCGATCTCTGGTCCATAGTAAGTAAAAATGGTAGATTTATCTTGATATGGTTTTCCATCTTTATCAAATCGTACCAAAGGCCTACTTTTCATCTCATAGTTCTCATTAGCGATCCATTCAATTGCTACCCAAATTCCTTTTTCAGGAACCTCAAGATGATATTGCGAAACATCAAAAGCATTCCAGTTATTTTTTTGATAAGCAAAAAGTTCTAAGCTCTTGCTTAGCAAATCTTTGCCAGGTTGGCCACTCAAATTTTCGTAAATACGCACCCTAAATGGGGCTTTGTAGGCTTCCTTTCCAATAAAAAAATGTACTTGTTTTAACTTTGCTGTTTTACCCTCTAAGCCTTTCATCAAAACAGCGTGCTGAAAGCCGCCCTTTTTCAGCATTTGATTAAAATAAGCCAAATTTCTCCCTGTTTTTTCTAAAACTCCAACCTCCTTCAAAATAGACTTTCCTTTTCTGATGATAACTTCTTCTAAGGCTATAATTGAAGTTTTAAGCTCGACCAACAGCTCGTTTGAAGATTGAATGTCAGTTAAATATTTATCATGATACCCAACACAAGAAATTTTTATCGTATCCGATGATTTCCCTTGTGGGAGTTCAAGAATAAACAATCCATCTTGGTTGCTCTGCGTACCCATTTTGTACTTAAAGCTTTCTATGTTTACATAGGGAATTGGTTGTTTGGTTACGGCATCAACAACCTTT from Pedobacter sp. SL55 includes these protein-coding regions:
- a CDS encoding carboxypeptidase-like regulatory domain-containing protein, producing MKILLTLFLLPLCVFAQIKIEGKVVDAVTKQPIPYVNIESFKYKMGTQSNQDGLFILELPQGKSSDTIKISCVGYHDKYLTDIQSSNELLVELKTSIIALEEVIIRKGKSILKEVGVLEKTGRNLAYFNQMLKKGGFQHAVLMKGLEGKTAKLKQVHFFIGKEAYKAPFRVRIYENLSGQPGKDLLSKSLELFAYQKNNWNAFDVSQYHLEVPEKGIWVAIEWIANENYEMKSRPLVRFDKDGKPYQDKSTIFTYYGPEIAYQIDSKYGLTYSKSLGEKWYQKRAGRKPQDGDMKKLGFSDILAKATIEVIE